A genomic segment from Malus domestica chromosome 05, GDT2T_hap1 encodes:
- the LOC103437229 gene encoding vacuolar protein sorting-associated protein 45 homolog isoform X2 produces MVLVTAVRDYLSRMLQDISGMKVLILDSHTVSIVSVAYSQSELLQKEVFLVELVDSISKSRESMSHLKAVYFLAPTSENIQFLRRHLVSPRFGEYHLFFSNILKDTQIHILADSDEHEVVQQLQEFYADFVATDPYHFTLNMPSNHMYMLPAVVDHSNLQRLCDRVVDGIAAVFLALKRRPVIRYQRTSDIAKRIAQETAKLMYQQESGLFDFRRTEISPLLLVIDRRDDPVTPLLNQWTYQAMVHELIGIQDNKVDLRNIGKFPKDQEEVVLSSEQDAFFKKNMYENFGDIGMNIKQLVDEFQQISKCNQNIQTIEDMAKFVDNYPEYRKMHGNVSKHVALVTEMSKLVEERKLMVVSQTEQELACNGGQVAAFELVQFLLKQAGVDKRTGDLYGNRDFLNIARNMARGLKGVENVYTQHQPLLFQTMESITKGRLRDVDYPFVGNHFQQGRPQEVVIFIVGGTTYEESRCVALQNAMNTGIRFILGGSVILNSKRFLKDLEEAQRIARTSNAI; encoded by the exons ATGGTGCTGGTCACGGCTGTACGGGATTACTTAAGCCGGATGTTGCAGGACATCTCAGGCATGAAGGTTCTCATCCTCGATTCCCACACG GTTAGTATAGTGAGCGTGGCGTATTCGCAATCCGAGCTTCTGCAGAAAGAAGTGTTTTTGGTGGAATTGGTAGACTCCATTTCCAAGTCCAGAGAATCCATGTCGCATCTCAAAGCCGTTTACTTTCTCGCACCCACTTCAGAGAACATACAGTTTTTGCGCCGGCACTTGGTGTCTCCTCGATTCGGGGAGTATCACCTCT TTTTCTCCAACATATTGAAGGATACCCAGATTCATATTTTAGCTGATTCAGATGAGCATGAAGTTGTGCAGCAGCTTCAG GAGTTCTATGCAGACTTTGTTGCAACTGATCCTTACCATTTCACTTTGAATATGCCATCAAATCACATGTATATGCTCCCAGCAGTTGTAGATCATTCAAATTTACAGCGCTTATGTGATCGAGTAGTTGATGGAATTGCAGCTGTTTTTTTGGCATTAAAACGAAGACCAGTTATTCGTTATCAGAGAACATCTGATATTGCTAAAAGGATTGCGCAGGAAACAGCA AAGCTGATGTACCAGCAGGAAAGTGGACTTTTTGATTTCAGACGAACAGAAATTTCTCCGTTGTTGCTGGTAATTGATAGGAGGGATGATCCTGTGACCCCGTTGCTGAATCAGTGGACCTATCAG GCCATGGTTCACGAATTGATTGGTATTCAAGACAACAAAGTCGACTTAAGAAACATTGGAAAATTTCCAAAGGATCAAGAG GAGGTTGTGCTGTCATCAGAGCAAGATGCTTTTTTCAAAAAGAACATGTATGAGAACTTTGGTGATATTGGGATGAACATCAAGCAGTTGGTTGATGAATTTCAGCAAATTTCAAAATGTAACCAGAACATTCAGACGATAG AGGACATGGCCAAGTTTGTTGACAATTACCCTGAGTACAGAAAGATGCATGGAAATGTTTCAAAGCATGTGGCACTGGTAACAGAAATGAGCAAGCTAGTTGAAGAGCGAAAACTTATGGTAGTGTCACAGACAGAGCAGGAGTTGGCTTGCAACGGTGGGCAGGTGGCAGCTTTTGAG CTTGTCCAGTTTCTCTTGAAGCAAGCGGGTGTGGATAAGCGAACCGGGGATCTTTATGGAAATCGAGATTTCTTAAACATCGCGCGTAACATGGCTCGTGGGCTGAAG GGGGTTGAGAATGTGTACACACAACACCAGCCTCTTCTCTTCCAAACTATGGAAAGCATCACCAAGGGACGGCTGAGAGATGTGGATTACCCATTTGTGGGAAATCATTTCCAGCAGGGCAG GCCTCAAGAAGTGGTCATTTTCATTGTTGGGGGGACAACGTACGAGGAGTCTCGTTGTGTAGCTTTACAAAATGCTATGAATACTGGAATTCGTTTTATACTTGGTGGTTCTGTGATTCTCAATTCTAAAAG GTTCTTGAAGGACTTGGAAGAAGCTCAGAGAATAGCTCGTACTAGCAATGCCATCTGA
- the LOC103437229 gene encoding vacuolar protein sorting-associated protein 45 homolog isoform X1, producing the protein MVLVTAVRDYLSRMLQDISGMKVLILDSHTVSIVSVAYSQSELLQKEVFLVELVDSISKSRESMSHLKAVYFLAPTSENIQFLRRHLVSPRFGEYHLFFSNILKDTQIHILADSDEHEVVQQLQEFYADFVATDPYHFTLNMPSNHMYMLPAVVDHSNLQRLCDRVVDGIAAVFLALKRRPVIRYQRTSDIAKRIAQETAKLMYQQESGLFDFRRTEISPLLLVIDRRDDPVTPLLNQWTYQAMVHELIGIQDNKVDLRNIGKFPKDQEEVVLSSEQDAFFKKNMYENFGDIGMNIKQLVDEFQQISKCNQNIQTIEDMAKFVDNYPEYRKMHGNVSKHVALVTEMSKLVEERKLMVVSQTEQELACNGGQVAAFEAVTNLLNNESVSDIDRLRLVMLYALRYEKESPVQLMQLFNKLSSKSPKYKPGLVQFLLKQAGVDKRTGDLYGNRDFLNIARNMARGLKGVENVYTQHQPLLFQTMESITKGRLRDVDYPFVGNHFQQGRPQEVVIFIVGGTTYEESRCVALQNAMNTGIRFILGGSVILNSKRFLKDLEEAQRIARTSNAI; encoded by the exons ATGGTGCTGGTCACGGCTGTACGGGATTACTTAAGCCGGATGTTGCAGGACATCTCAGGCATGAAGGTTCTCATCCTCGATTCCCACACG GTTAGTATAGTGAGCGTGGCGTATTCGCAATCCGAGCTTCTGCAGAAAGAAGTGTTTTTGGTGGAATTGGTAGACTCCATTTCCAAGTCCAGAGAATCCATGTCGCATCTCAAAGCCGTTTACTTTCTCGCACCCACTTCAGAGAACATACAGTTTTTGCGCCGGCACTTGGTGTCTCCTCGATTCGGGGAGTATCACCTCT TTTTCTCCAACATATTGAAGGATACCCAGATTCATATTTTAGCTGATTCAGATGAGCATGAAGTTGTGCAGCAGCTTCAG GAGTTCTATGCAGACTTTGTTGCAACTGATCCTTACCATTTCACTTTGAATATGCCATCAAATCACATGTATATGCTCCCAGCAGTTGTAGATCATTCAAATTTACAGCGCTTATGTGATCGAGTAGTTGATGGAATTGCAGCTGTTTTTTTGGCATTAAAACGAAGACCAGTTATTCGTTATCAGAGAACATCTGATATTGCTAAAAGGATTGCGCAGGAAACAGCA AAGCTGATGTACCAGCAGGAAAGTGGACTTTTTGATTTCAGACGAACAGAAATTTCTCCGTTGTTGCTGGTAATTGATAGGAGGGATGATCCTGTGACCCCGTTGCTGAATCAGTGGACCTATCAG GCCATGGTTCACGAATTGATTGGTATTCAAGACAACAAAGTCGACTTAAGAAACATTGGAAAATTTCCAAAGGATCAAGAG GAGGTTGTGCTGTCATCAGAGCAAGATGCTTTTTTCAAAAAGAACATGTATGAGAACTTTGGTGATATTGGGATGAACATCAAGCAGTTGGTTGATGAATTTCAGCAAATTTCAAAATGTAACCAGAACATTCAGACGATAG AGGACATGGCCAAGTTTGTTGACAATTACCCTGAGTACAGAAAGATGCATGGAAATGTTTCAAAGCATGTGGCACTGGTAACAGAAATGAGCAAGCTAGTTGAAGAGCGAAAACTTATGGTAGTGTCACAGACAGAGCAGGAGTTGGCTTGCAACGGTGGGCAGGTGGCAGCTTTTGAG GCAGTGACAAATCTATTAAACAATGAAAGCGTATCTGATATTGACCGCCTACGACTTGTCATGCTGTATGCTTTACGCTATGAGAAGGAGAGTCCTGTGCAACTAATGCAGTTATTTAACAAACTGTCATCCAAGTCTCCCAAGTACAAGCCTGGG CTTGTCCAGTTTCTCTTGAAGCAAGCGGGTGTGGATAAGCGAACCGGGGATCTTTATGGAAATCGAGATTTCTTAAACATCGCGCGTAACATGGCTCGTGGGCTGAAG GGGGTTGAGAATGTGTACACACAACACCAGCCTCTTCTCTTCCAAACTATGGAAAGCATCACCAAGGGACGGCTGAGAGATGTGGATTACCCATTTGTGGGAAATCATTTCCAGCAGGGCAG GCCTCAAGAAGTGGTCATTTTCATTGTTGGGGGGACAACGTACGAGGAGTCTCGTTGTGTAGCTTTACAAAATGCTATGAATACTGGAATTCGTTTTATACTTGGTGGTTCTGTGATTCTCAATTCTAAAAG GTTCTTGAAGGACTTGGAAGAAGCTCAGAGAATAGCTCGTACTAGCAATGCCATCTGA